AGTTGCAACgagaggagccccttcaattagtagataggcaacatacgcaACACCCTACTGCAAATTTTGTAGTAGAGTGCAAAAGAAATTGCATTTTACCGAATCTCATCTCCCGAATCTATTTAGAAAATTTGCGAAAGtcagaaattttgtgaattttatatTTAAGGAGAAACCAGTGGAAAGAAAAGAGCATGAGAATATCCTTGCTctctaaaatgaaaaattattagaGGAGGTATAACCGAATCACCTAATTTGCCGAAATACACGTGTTCAAATAGGAAATGCTGTCTGATGGAGGCTACaggattttttcgtttttagaTCTATTTTCCTACAGTTTCCCATATCAGAGAACAATtacgaaaaatactgcgaactcataTCATTAAGCACCCTCGGATGTAGCGATAAAATTTTTCGTGCaacttattttccttttttaattatATAAGTTCTAtttatttcgtaattttttgacttttctgaTCGTTTCAGCTTTGAGTACGAACCACAATCAGAGGACTGGcgtgaaaaaaattccgagCATTTCAAAGAATTCGCTACAGAAGTTCAATTAGACGATGTAAGTTGGATGAAATAATATTCAAGTGTTTCACTTAAGTTTATACCCTGTACATACAACACCCAAGTCGCCCAGTCGATAACTAAGTATTCGTTCATGTTTGTAGGACTTTTGGCCTAACcgctcaattgaaggcgcaacagtaatttatttttctgagtCGCACAATCGAGTTTATATTTTGTCTTTTGTTGGATGAAGCTATGTGATGGTTAATGGAACTGCAACAATGCAAAAAACTCGGATTTCTTAGGGATGAAATATTACTATGCTTCTATTTACAGATGCCCTTTTTTATTATTACAGGATAAAACTAGAACAACTATCGAACTATTGGACGCTAGCAAGACGAGTATAACTGAAGAACACCAAAGCGAGGGTGCATATGGATCAGAAGACATTCACTTCTTCCTAGACTTAGACATGGTCTACTTAGGCGCTGATGCACCCGAATACCGCGCACAGTCAGACAAAATGCGCCAAGAGTATTCTTTTCTTCGATCGGACCAGTATAATACGTCTCAGATTAAAGGTGGGTGAGCTATTTACCATAGGTGCGATAATAAACATTTCGACAACCAAAGTATctcaagtagcacagtgcaacgaaaatattgaaattaaattgcaatttgattccagtaaaattgtaatatttttaccattaaattgcaatactATCACATCATGTAGCCGATTTACgcagattttaaacaatcaacaaaatgagctccatgtaTCAGAAAGTTTGGCAATATGCAGTGCAATGAAAAATAGCAACTTATTTCAATAGTATCGCAATGAGTTTCCATAAATggagccccttcaaataggagctaggcaacatacacaacactcattGGAATTCCAATATTTTGACTAAGTAGATAATTGCTACGTATTGCAATCTGTGCAACTTGGGTACGAAACCGCATATGTGACGTCGTAGATTACCAGTCATAATTTcggtattttttctttggaaaactagtcaatgcAATATCTTGAAAACTGCCTTGAATTTCCctctctattagcagaatattctgtgggTGTCTATAGATGTTTCGAGTTATAAAATTGGTTTgattctcttcgaaaaaataaaatagggacGAAAGAATTGTACGaggattttgtaaaaaatgtgaCAAGCTAGTGAAAAGATCGGTTAGGACAAAGGTCAGGTTTCCTTAAAATAGTGCCACGTGAATGTTAGATTATTCCCTTGGCAAATTTTGGACGCTCCCTCGATGCCATGTGTGTATAGGTATTGATTAAAAAGTGATACAGGAGGTGTCAGAGAGGTACCAGAGAATAGATTCTAATATGCAGATAATAAGTTGAGTCTTTGCCACGATCTGGTTCTTTTGAAAGAGAGCACAATAATTTCGGAGAAGTTCAatgctttttttcaattttgagattcatACTTGGGGGCGATTAATGATATTCCGTTTTGCTATCGTCTGTGCAAATGTTTCTGGAAGGAATATTTTGATATGCATCGATATTGGATGACTTGGCTTGGGATTTAATTATCTATTCTtactctctcaatttttttcatggtaTAAAAAATCACCTGCTGCTTTATGCCCCTCTTTCTGttcttggttttatttttcttattactTAATTACTTTCTTTGTTATCTTTCAGATACTCCAAAGTTTTCTATTGATACCCAACATTTACGTTACATCTACATTCCgagagaaatttgaagaaaaagctcGAAAAAACATAAACCAAGAAATTGAATACCTACTGTCACATCCTGAGTCACTTGGTTTTAAGGAGGACggatttcaagaggaaaatgtTTAGATACATCATACCTTCAAGGTTGAAGTAAAAACTTTCGTCAATGAAAATTAGTCGGAAAGAATCTTATTGCAATAGCTTGTATACAAGGGAGAGCTCCATATCAAGCTTATCAGTGGGGCTACTAATAAATTGCCTTCACAAGCACAGCCATCATTGCTCACACTCTTTTTCACTAGTTCTAGGCAGCAAGCGAA
The genomic region above belongs to Bemisia tabaci chromosome 8, PGI_BMITA_v3 and contains:
- the LOC109032597 gene encoding uncharacterized protein, with translation MSGEEGEAAERQDLERLWKQEIAANVDSESTAIFDWWARLTAQYAENARTYFNLEFLDNKAKWFYEIKDELKSPTAVACAIIFQYFEYEPQSEDWREKNSEHFKEFATEVQLDDDKTRTTIELLDASKTSITEEHQSEGAYGSEDIHFFLDLDMVYLGADAPEYRAQSDKMRQEYSFLRSDQYNTSQIKDTPKFSIDTQHLRYIYIPREI